From Streptomyces sp. GSL17-111, one genomic window encodes:
- a CDS encoding lantibiotic dehydratase produces MKNDIGFFGPVGWGAWNLSRRGVTVEPGDTLIATSEVSFSSWAIDILAETISADPGLRRWLAPRRVSFVGIDGGDVRPPGRPAQPVEPAQALVLPLRDGTRQPAVIAAETGLALSDVFDTLAGMAQRRWLVWKLDVPVGAHPDHELRAILERVGDAGVRDRALGPLAVLEAGKARVRAAVGDAAALVDALIALEADFVELTESAAQRAKGARTSANRALVYSDSRRTASATIGSAILDELAPLAMFLTAARWMTNRFARAARERIGTAYRELAADQSTVDLASLWMRCVPVPHPRSTEDIDRITDELRLRWQRIIDAPDGARRVRLSAADIADAVRAAFDEPGDGWNIARYVSPVVFVVADDAAAVERGDFELVVGELHLAMNTVHASLFVLQHPDPAELLDETDRDFPGRRMMPMLPREQLPRWNTRSRPALVRARDYLVGMVDYTAADQHRPRTLPAADVVVEDRDGVWQWSSIA; encoded by the coding sequence GTGAAGAACGACATCGGCTTCTTCGGCCCGGTCGGCTGGGGTGCCTGGAACCTGTCCCGGCGCGGCGTCACCGTCGAACCGGGCGACACCCTGATCGCCACCTCCGAGGTGTCCTTTTCCAGTTGGGCTATCGATATCCTCGCCGAGACCATCAGCGCTGACCCGGGGCTGCGTCGGTGGCTGGCGCCCCGACGGGTGTCCTTCGTCGGGATCGACGGCGGCGATGTCCGGCCGCCCGGCCGCCCGGCGCAGCCGGTGGAGCCCGCCCAGGCGCTGGTTCTCCCGCTGCGCGACGGCACCCGGCAGCCCGCCGTGATCGCCGCCGAGACCGGCCTGGCGCTGTCCGACGTGTTCGACACGCTGGCGGGCATGGCGCAGCGGCGCTGGCTGGTCTGGAAGCTCGACGTGCCGGTCGGCGCGCACCCGGACCACGAGCTGCGCGCCATCCTGGAGCGGGTCGGCGACGCGGGCGTCCGTGACCGGGCACTCGGCCCGCTGGCCGTGCTGGAAGCGGGCAAGGCCAGGGTCCGCGCCGCGGTCGGCGACGCCGCCGCCCTGGTCGACGCGCTGATCGCGCTGGAGGCGGACTTCGTCGAGCTGACCGAGTCCGCGGCGCAGCGGGCGAAGGGCGCCAGGACCTCGGCGAACCGGGCACTGGTGTACTCCGACTCGCGCCGCACCGCCTCCGCCACCATCGGATCGGCGATCCTGGACGAGCTGGCCCCACTGGCCATGTTCCTGACCGCGGCCCGCTGGATGACCAACCGGTTCGCGCGGGCCGCCAGGGAGCGGATCGGCACCGCCTATCGCGAGCTGGCCGCCGATCAGTCCACTGTGGACCTCGCATCGCTGTGGATGCGCTGCGTGCCGGTGCCGCACCCGCGGTCGACCGAGGACATCGACCGGATCACCGACGAACTGCGCCTGCGCTGGCAGCGGATCATCGACGCACCCGACGGCGCGCGCCGGGTCCGGCTGTCGGCCGCGGACATCGCGGACGCGGTGCGCGCGGCGTTCGACGAGCCCGGCGACGGCTGGAACATCGCACGCTACGTCAGCCCGGTGGTGTTCGTGGTGGCCGACGACGCCGCCGCGGTCGAGCGCGGCGACTTCGAGCTGGTGGTGGGCGAGCTGCACTTGGCGATGAACACCGTCCACGCATCGCTGTTCGTCCTGCAGCACCCGGACCCGGCCGAGTTGCTCGACGAGACCGACCGGGACTTCCCCGGCCGCCGGATGATGCCGATGCTGCCCAGGGAGCAGCTGCCCCGCTGGAACACCCGGAGCAGGCCCGCCCTGGTCCGGGCCCGGGACTACCTGGTCGGGATGGTCGACTACACCGCCGCTGATCAGCACCGCCCGCGCACCCTGCCCGCGGCCGATGTCGTGGTCGAGGACCGCGATGGAGTTTGGCAGTGGTCGTCCATCGCGTAA
- a CDS encoding SMI1/KNR4 family protein, translating into MTGEFEDRHGFPAGTNEVRPANHDDQVAAHRLAHVTSASGDLVTFYDSIGDVTWADVGNGYFLEPATNVLQRLQEGGSVDADTDRKVHGPVIGSNGGGLAYVAASDGAVYRTRTASMDETELDKVADDLRQFLKLLEHSLTLFITHGETENL; encoded by the coding sequence ATGACAGGCGAGTTCGAGGATCGGCACGGCTTCCCCGCTGGGACCAACGAGGTACGGCCGGCTAACCACGATGATCAAGTCGCGGCTCACAGGCTGGCCCACGTCACCTCTGCCTCAGGTGACTTGGTCACCTTCTACGACAGCATCGGCGATGTCACCTGGGCGGACGTCGGCAATGGCTACTTCCTCGAACCAGCCACGAACGTCCTGCAGCGGCTCCAGGAGGGCGGCAGCGTCGATGCCGACACAGACCGAAAGGTCCATGGCCCGGTCATCGGCTCGAACGGCGGCGGCCTGGCCTACGTCGCGGCCTCTGATGGGGCGGTCTACCGGACGCGGACGGCGTCGATGGACGAAACGGAGCTCGACAAGGTGGCCGATGACCTGCGGCAGTTCCTGAAGCTGCTGGAGCACTCCCTGACACTGTTCATCACCCACGGCGAGACGGAAAACCTGTGA
- a CDS encoding IS630 family transposase (programmed frameshift), which yields MRYPQGGGLTAERQQFREELRLKAAERFAQGEASSVIARDLRVSVRSVQRWRRTWDEGGPRALRSQGPASLPRLSEKQFAQLEVELAKGPAAHGWEDQRWTLSRVKTVIGRRFHLTYTIQGVRKLLVRNGWSCQVPARRAIERDDEAVRLGPGGVALRGRLAAVSGAWLVFEDEAGFSMTPPQAKTWSQRGRTPVVRVRGRSRRRISIAALTCYKPGHRSRLIYRPRRDDGRRDGRKSFSWRDYRDLLIAAHQQLGGPIVLVWDNLNVHKAAGLRDFADSRDWLTIYYLPPYAPDLNPVEGIWSLLRRGWLSNVAFSTPEHLVQRIRHGLRHIQYRSHLIDGCLAETGLTIRPT from the exons ATGCGGTATCCACAAGGGGGCGGGCTGACCGCCGAACGGCAGCAGTTCCGCGAGGAGTTACGGCTGAAGGCCGCCGAGAGGTTCGCCCAGGGCGAGGCGAGCTCGGTGATCGCCAGGGACCTGCGGGTCAGCGTCCGCTCGGTGCAGCGGTGGCGGCGGACGTGGGATGAGGGTGGTCCGCGGGCTCTGCGGTCACAGGGTCCGGCATCGTTGCCGAGGCTGAGCGAGAAGCAGTTCGCCCAGTTGGAGGTGGAGCTGGCCAAGGGGCCGGCCGCTCACGGCTGGGAGGACCAGCGCTGGACCCTGAGCCGGGTGAAGACGGTGATCGGTCGACGCTTCCACCTGACCTACACGATCCAGGGCGTGCGCAAGCTCCTGGTGCGCAACGGCTGGTCCTGCCAGGTCCCGGCCCGCCGCGCCATCGAGCGGGACGACGAGGCGGTG CGGTTGGGCCCGGGAGGTGTGGCCCTGCGCGGAAGACTCGCGGCGGTGAGTGGAGCATGGCTCGTCTTCGAGGACGAAGCCGGATTCTCCATGACGCCGCCGCAGGCGAAGACCTGGTCACAGCGCGGCCGGACCCCGGTGGTGCGGGTCCGCGGCCGTTCCCGCAGGCGGATATCGATCGCCGCGCTGACCTGCTACAAACCCGGCCACCGGTCCCGGCTGATCTACCGGCCGCGCCGGGACGACGGCCGACGCGACGGACGTAAGAGCTTCTCCTGGCGCGACTACCGGGACCTGCTGATCGCCGCCCACCAGCAGCTCGGCGGCCCGATCGTCCTGGTCTGGGACAACCTCAACGTCCACAAGGCCGCCGGCCTGCGGGATTTCGCCGACTCCCGGGACTGGCTGACGATCTACTACCTGCCGCCCTACGCACCCGACCTCAACCCCGTCGAGGGGATCTGGTCCCTTCTGCGACGCGGCTGGCTCTCCAACGTCGCCTTCTCCACCCCCGAACACCTCGTCCAGCGCATCCGACACGGCCTACGCCACATCCAATACCGCAGCCACCTCATAGACGGCTGCCTCGCCGAGACCGGCCTGACCATCAGACCCACCTGA
- a CDS encoding DEAD/DEAH box helicase family protein yields MKNGDPSLGEFHLRPHQKEAVAAVVRGLSDVAGGDVRGTVVMATGTGKTITAAVAAHRLVPRGRCGVLVPTLDLLAQTAEAWRRAGHRGRMIAVCSLGDDPLLEALGVRCTTDPGLLARWVAGAGSVVVLATYASLVPQSARQDGAGNGEEGVGGPQESARARRGVLERAVRGEGFTGPSLPAFDLLVVDEAHRTSGDLGKSWAAALDQGRVPAVRRLFMTATPRLWETPPVSGGEGRLVASMDDQRLYGPVLFELELMEAVERGLLARWEIDVLEITDPQAPAPEAGAEAQLDRWGVAAGVELVSRLMRELGLVPCLPRSKRFTLTQAAAGPVPDLVGRDFTADAPGEKLVGDITYIASGEGWLYLATVIDCCTKEVIGYAMDDHCQTPSRSSTTTSAAGRVRGRC; encoded by the coding sequence GTGAAGAACGGCGATCCTTCCCTGGGGGAGTTCCACCTCCGTCCGCATCAGAAAGAGGCGGTGGCGGCGGTTGTGCGTGGGCTTTCCGATGTGGCCGGTGGGGATGTGCGGGGGACGGTGGTGATGGCGACCGGGACCGGGAAGACCATCACGGCGGCCGTGGCCGCGCACCGGTTGGTGCCGCGCGGCCGGTGCGGGGTGCTCGTGCCGACGCTGGACCTGCTGGCGCAGACGGCCGAGGCGTGGCGGCGTGCCGGGCACCGGGGCCGAATGATCGCCGTGTGCTCGCTGGGGGACGATCCGCTGCTGGAGGCCCTGGGAGTGCGGTGCACCACCGATCCGGGGCTGCTGGCGCGGTGGGTGGCCGGGGCTGGGTCGGTGGTGGTGTTGGCGACGTACGCCTCCCTAGTGCCGCAGAGCGCCCGCCAGGACGGCGCCGGGAACGGCGAGGAGGGCGTGGGCGGGCCGCAGGAGAGCGCACGGGCCCGGCGGGGGGTGCTGGAGCGGGCGGTGCGCGGTGAGGGCTTCACCGGGCCTTCTCTGCCCGCCTTCGACCTCCTGGTGGTGGACGAGGCGCACCGCACGTCGGGAGATCTGGGGAAATCCTGGGCGGCGGCGCTCGATCAGGGCCGGGTGCCGGCGGTGCGGCGGCTGTTCATGACAGCGACACCGCGGCTGTGGGAGACACCGCCCGTGTCCGGTGGTGAGGGGCGGCTGGTGGCCTCGATGGACGATCAGCGGCTGTACGGGCCGGTGCTGTTCGAACTGGAACTGATGGAGGCCGTCGAGCGCGGGCTGCTGGCACGGTGGGAGATCGACGTCCTGGAGATCACCGACCCCCAGGCCCCCGCCCCCGAAGCCGGTGCTGAGGCCCAACTGGACCGCTGGGGCGTAGCCGCGGGCGTGGAGTTGGTCAGCCGCCTCATGCGCGAACTGGGCCTGGTGCCCTGCCTGCCACGGTCGAAGAGGTTCACCCTCACGCAGGCTGCGGCCGGCCCGGTGCCGGACCTCGTCGGCCGTGACTTCACCGCGGATGCGCCCGGCGAGAAGCTCGTCGGTGACATCACCTATATCGCGTCTGGAGAGGGCTGGTTGTACCTCGCAACGGTCATCGACTGCTGCACGAAGGAAGTCATCGGTTACGCGATGGACGACCACTGCCAAACTCCATCGCGGTCCTCGACCACGACATCGGCCGCGGGCAGGGTGCGCGGGCGGTGCTGA
- a CDS encoding MbtH family protein, with translation MSLRPGWFRRASFVPAHQNHGPHRRTVRDDEDQYSIWPATIAVPGGWHLEGTEGSRADRLAHIDEIWTDMRPRSLRERMAATG, from the coding sequence TTGTCCCTACGGCCGGGCTGGTTCCGGCGGGCATCGTTCGTCCCGGCACACCAAAACCACGGACCACACCGGAGGACCGTCCGCGACGACGAGGACCAGTACTCGATCTGGCCCGCGACCATCGCCGTGCCGGGCGGCTGGCACCTCGAGGGCACCGAGGGGTCGCGGGCCGACCGCCTCGCGCACATCGACGAGATCTGGACCGACATGCGCCCGCGCAGCCTGCGCGAGCGGATGGCCGCCACGGGCTGA